One Nostoc sp. UHCC 0302 DNA window includes the following coding sequences:
- the aroA gene encoding 3-phosphoshikimate 1-carboxyvinyltransferase: protein MDTIAIPTVNRPVDATVEIPGSKSITNRALLVAALAQGDSILENALFSEDSEYFAKCIEQLGIPITLNPNQAQIQVAGKGGDIPAKQADLFVGLSGTTARFISALVALGNGGEYRLDGVPRMRERPMGDLLNVLQAGGATVNFDGNPGFMPYTVYSQQFSGGNFRLKANQTSQQLSALLMIAPYAQQDTLVEVEGTLVSQSYVKMTCSLMADFGVEVIETKENQFQIKSGQLYQGRNYTIEPDASNASYFFAAAAVTGGRVRVNHLTKQSCQGDILWLNVLEQMGCQINDSDTYTEVIGPKQLQGIDIDMNDISDLVQTLGAIAPFANSPITIRNVEHIRYKETERIHAVVTELRRLGVKVEEFADGLKIEPSPITPAAIETYHDHRMAMAFAVTGLKVPGIVIKDPGCTAKTFPDYFTRFFKMLEQ from the coding sequence GTGGATACCATTGCAATCCCTACTGTGAATCGCCCAGTGGATGCCACGGTGGAAATTCCCGGTTCTAAAAGTATTACGAATCGAGCATTGTTAGTTGCTGCCTTAGCACAAGGCGACTCGATTTTAGAAAATGCTTTATTTAGTGAAGATAGCGAGTATTTTGCCAAATGTATAGAGCAATTAGGCATTCCCATTACACTCAATCCTAATCAGGCTCAAATCCAGGTAGCGGGAAAGGGTGGTGATATTCCAGCTAAGCAGGCAGATTTATTTGTGGGTTTATCAGGGACTACAGCACGGTTTATCTCCGCACTGGTAGCGTTGGGGAATGGCGGCGAATATCGTTTAGATGGTGTTCCCCGAATGCGGGAACGACCAATGGGCGATTTGCTCAATGTACTGCAAGCAGGCGGAGCGACTGTTAACTTTGATGGGAACCCAGGCTTTATGCCTTACACCGTCTACAGTCAGCAATTCTCCGGTGGAAATTTTCGCTTGAAGGCGAACCAAACGAGTCAGCAACTTTCGGCATTGCTGATGATTGCTCCTTATGCTCAACAAGACACACTTGTTGAGGTTGAGGGTACGCTAGTTTCCCAATCTTACGTCAAAATGACCTGTAGCTTAATGGCAGATTTTGGCGTGGAGGTGATTGAAACTAAAGAGAATCAATTTCAGATTAAATCGGGTCAGTTATATCAAGGTCGAAATTACACAATAGAACCCGATGCGTCAAATGCCTCTTATTTTTTTGCAGCCGCGGCTGTCACAGGTGGACGGGTTCGGGTTAACCATTTGACCAAACAATCCTGTCAAGGTGATATTCTTTGGCTAAATGTTTTAGAACAGATGGGTTGTCAGATTAATGATTCTGACACTTATACCGAAGTCATCGGCCCGAAGCAATTGCAAGGTATTGATATTGATATGAATGATATATCAGATTTAGTGCAAACATTAGGAGCGATCGCACCTTTTGCCAATTCACCAATTACTATTCGTAATGTAGAACATATTCGATATAAAGAAACCGAACGCATTCACGCCGTTGTTACCGAGTTGCGTCGCTTAGGAGTCAAGGTTGAGGAATTTGCAGATGGACTGAAGATTGAGCCTAGTCCGATTACTCCAGCTGCGATTGAAACCTATCATGATCATCGAATGGCGATGGCGTTTGCTGTCACTGGTTTAAAAGTTCCAGGGATTGTGATTAAAGACCCAGGTTGCACAGCAAAGACTTTTCCTGATTACTTTACCCGATTCTTTAAAATGTTAGAACAGTAA
- a CDS encoding adenylate/guanylate cyclase domain-containing protein — protein MKPQIWKWRGIIFAVPNITVLVIALRLSGLLQLLELAALDQFFLFRPPEPIDSRIVIVEINEADIRKQGQWPMSDKSLASLLKKIKQQQPKAIGLDIYRDLPINPGHQDLVKVFESTPNLIGVQKFSDTIDSSAVDAPPALKQRHQVGANDIPLDGDGKIRRGLLYVNLKNDEVIESFGLKLALLYLKPQGIIEQPAKNNSNYLQLGRGVFPTFEANDGGYVRADAGSYQVLLNYRGRIQQFSKVSLTTVQEGRIPADFMRGKVVLIGATAESLKDLFFTPYSSNVFSEPERMAGVTIHANLISQILSAALDGRPPIKTLPESLEWLLILGWSIIGATLCWQQRHSSNQKTLMVVSLAGGGLLSGSFLAFLGGWWIPVVPSLLAFAGSAIALTQYIAQSAAEMRKTFGRYLTDEVVANILETPSGLKLGGERRKVTILVSDLRGFSAISEQLPPEQVVKILNLYLSAMTDEINRYKGTINEFMGDGILVMFGAPISREDDSQRAIACAVAMQLAMQQVNEQNQQMNLPILEMGIGINTGEVVAGNVGSQKRAQYTVIGSHVNLASRIESYTVGGQILISENTCKDANIDIKITGQQQIEPKGMKDPVTIYEIRGIGGKYNLFLPEDNDLMISLNQVIPVEYTVLQGKHAVGTVYQGELISLLEKGAQLRVLDSLELLSNLKLKLLIPELTIEDAYFYAKVMKQSQVDEHDFLIRFTAISPKAIAVLKALR, from the coding sequence ATGAAACCGCAAATCTGGAAATGGCGGGGTATTATATTTGCAGTTCCTAATATTACAGTTTTAGTAATTGCATTACGCTTGAGTGGACTGCTGCAATTATTGGAATTGGCAGCGCTAGATCAATTTTTTCTTTTCCGTCCACCAGAACCAATTGATAGCCGCATTGTCATTGTTGAGATTAATGAGGCAGATATCCGCAAGCAAGGACAGTGGCCTATGTCTGATAAGTCACTCGCTAGCTTATTAAAGAAAATCAAACAGCAGCAACCAAAGGCGATCGGTTTAGATATCTATCGTGATTTACCCATAAATCCCGGTCATCAAGACCTAGTTAAGGTGTTTGAATCTACTCCTAATTTAATTGGAGTGCAAAAATTTTCTGATACTATTGATAGTTCTGCGGTTGATGCACCTCCAGCTTTAAAACAACGTCATCAAGTTGGGGCAAATGACATACCTTTAGATGGGGATGGCAAAATTCGCCGCGGATTGCTATACGTAAATTTAAAGAATGACGAAGTTATCGAAAGCTTTGGCTTAAAACTGGCATTACTATACTTGAAACCTCAAGGTATTATTGAACAGCCAGCAAAAAATAACTCAAATTACTTGCAGTTAGGTCGCGGTGTTTTCCCTACTTTTGAAGCTAATGATGGGGGTTACGTCCGAGCCGATGCTGGTAGCTATCAAGTACTGTTAAACTACCGAGGCAGAATACAGCAGTTTAGCAAAGTTTCTCTAACAACTGTGCAAGAAGGTCGTATCCCAGCAGATTTTATGCGAGGTAAGGTAGTACTAATTGGTGCAACCGCTGAGAGTTTGAAGGATCTGTTTTTTACGCCTTATAGCAGTAATGTATTTTCTGAGCCAGAACGGATGGCGGGTGTAACAATTCATGCCAATTTAATTAGTCAAATTTTGAGCGCAGCTTTAGATGGTCGTCCACCAATTAAAACTTTACCTGAGTCACTAGAATGGCTATTGATTTTGGGCTGGTCAATCATTGGTGCTACCTTGTGTTGGCAACAACGCCATAGCAGCAACCAGAAGACTTTAATGGTTGTCAGTCTGGCGGGTGGCGGTTTACTTAGTGGCAGTTTTCTAGCGTTTCTTGGCGGTTGGTGGATTCCCGTTGTACCTTCACTACTGGCATTTGCAGGATCAGCGATCGCACTCACTCAGTATATTGCCCAGAGTGCTGCCGAAATGCGAAAAACCTTCGGTCGCTATCTCACTGATGAAGTAGTCGCCAATATCCTAGAAACTCCTTCTGGGTTAAAGCTAGGAGGAGAACGCAGAAAAGTCACAATTCTTGTGTCTGATTTAAGAGGGTTTTCTGCTATTTCTGAACAGTTACCACCTGAGCAAGTAGTGAAAATTCTCAATCTTTATTTGAGTGCCATGACAGATGAAATTAATCGCTATAAAGGCACGATTAATGAGTTTATGGGTGATGGTATACTAGTAATGTTTGGTGCGCCTATAAGCCGCGAAGATGATTCTCAAAGAGCGATCGCTTGTGCTGTGGCGATGCAATTAGCAATGCAGCAGGTGAATGAACAAAATCAGCAAATGAATCTACCAATCCTAGAAATGGGAATTGGAATCAATACAGGCGAAGTTGTTGCGGGAAACGTTGGTTCTCAAAAACGCGCTCAATACACAGTTATCGGTAGTCATGTAAATCTGGCTTCTCGAATTGAGTCCTATACTGTAGGAGGACAGATTTTGATTTCCGAAAATACCTGTAAAGATGCCAATATTGATATCAAGATTACTGGACAACAACAAATAGAACCCAAGGGAATGAAAGACCCTGTGACAATTTATGAAATTCGTGGCATTGGCGGTAAATATAACTTGTTCTTGCCTGAAGATAATGATTTGATGATTAGCTTGAATCAAGTAATACCTGTAGAGTACACCGTTTTACAAGGAAAACACGCTGTTGGAACAGTATATCAAGGGGAATTGATTAGCCTCTTAGAGAAAGGAGCGCAACTGCGAGTGTTAGATTCCTTAGAACTTTTGAGTAATCTTAAACTCAAGTTATTGATACCGGAACTGACAATAGAAGATGCATACTTCTATGCCAAGGTGATGAAACAATCGCAAGTTGACGAGCATGATTTTCTGATTCGTTTTACAGCGATTTCTCCAAAAGCGATCGCAGTTCTCAAAGCACTTCGCTAA
- a CDS encoding DUF928 domain-containing protein encodes MKLLQPSLYLATLSLSLALVPLSAVTAQVDSHSSQTIKTWQISQTFKPPKRGNPPASAGGSTRGSSCLPRNKAITPLIPANKLGLTFAQYPTFFWYVPRITVKTAKFLILTNKDQAVFYETSLTLPNKPGIISLTLPKNTPPLAVGKTYHWYLTIVCDAEDSSENPSVDGWVERTQPELSLSQALKKADLQKLPTIYAEAGIWHEALTSLVQLRRTEPNNIKVRLDWRQFFKSVGLSAIASEPLLDCCTFENSSLQKMR; translated from the coding sequence ATGAAATTGCTTCAGCCATCTTTATATCTTGCAACCTTATCCTTGAGTTTAGCTCTTGTTCCGCTGAGTGCTGTTACAGCACAGGTAGACAGTCACTCATCTCAGACGATCAAAACTTGGCAAATTAGTCAAACATTTAAGCCACCAAAGCGGGGAAATCCTCCTGCAAGTGCTGGTGGTTCAACTCGCGGTTCTTCTTGCTTACCAAGGAACAAAGCTATAACCCCTTTAATACCTGCAAATAAATTAGGGCTGACATTTGCTCAATATCCAACATTTTTCTGGTACGTACCTAGAATTACAGTCAAAACAGCCAAATTTCTAATTCTGACAAATAAAGATCAGGCAGTATTTTATGAAACATCTTTGACGCTGCCGAATAAACCTGGAATTATTAGCTTGACACTTCCTAAAAATACACCTCCGCTTGCAGTAGGTAAAACATATCACTGGTATCTAACAATTGTTTGCGATGCTGAAGACTCCAGCGAAAATCCTAGTGTAGATGGCTGGGTAGAACGCACTCAACCAGAATTATCTTTATCCCAAGCACTAAAAAAGGCAGATTTGCAGAAGTTACCCACTATCTATGCAGAAGCTGGAATCTGGCATGAAGCGCTAACTTCTCTGGTGCAGCTACGCCGTACAGAGCCAAATAATATAAAAGTCAGACTTGATTGGAGACAATTTTTTAAATCAGTTGGTTTGAGTGCGATCGCCTCAGAGCCATTGCTCGATTGCTGCACATTTGAGAATTCATCACTACAAAAGATGCGATGA
- a CDS encoding CHAT domain-containing protein, which produces MSKWKINDSIQWQFLPFVAARTVVFASILFFSKSSVVNAQQYSGNIAQLTQTTSPDATSAAEQVYQQAKQLYEQGTAESLTQAIAKFTEALSLYRQIGDQKSEAFTLAHIGKIYSDLGQQQKALSYLNQALLLRRQIGDKTGETITLNNIGNVYSDIGEPQKALDFFHQALVLKRKMGDKAGEAITLNNIGNVYLDSGEPQKALDYFQQSLLLRQQVGDKLGEARTLNNIGNVYLDLGGQQKALDYFQQSLVLHQQLRDKSAESRALNNIGTVYLDLGEQQKALSYFQQSLILRRQIGDKLGEARILNNIATVYLNLGEHQKALDFFHQSLPLFQSVENKLGLAANLNNIGRVYLNLAEHQKALDFFQQSLPLYQKLGNRGGEAQTLHNIASVQRNQGNLNAALTQIKTVINIVEDLRTKIDSQELRASYFATVQNYYQFYIDLLMQLHKQQPSQGYDGLALQTSERARARSLLELLTEANADIRQGVEPKLLSQERNLQQQLDTLEKRRIQLLGGKYTEAQVQVLEKENEAILEQYQQIQSKIRATSPRYASLTQPQPLSMAQIQQQVLDENTLLLEYSLGEKHSYLWAVTNKSITSYELPKRADIEASVQKFRQAITTPYLKNSPSINALSQLILAPVAQQLGKKRLVIVSDGALQYVPFAALTTSISQGSNYEPLLLNHEIITLPSASTVAILRREHKERKSAPKTLVVLADAIFSSDDERLQGKVQVSRAPESGSNLDSLTLTRSAKDSNINFERLPFTRQEAEQILSLVSPSDRKQAFDFTASRTTASSKDLSQYRIIHFATHGILNSKHPELSGVVLSLFDDKGMPQNGFLRLHDIFNLNLQAELVVLSACQTGLGEEVKGEGLVGLTRGFMYAGSPRVVVSLWSVDDKATSELMKVFYNKMLKAGLKPAAALRAAQLEIWRTQEYAAPYYWAAFTLQGEWR; this is translated from the coding sequence ATGAGTAAATGGAAGATAAATGATTCAATACAATGGCAATTTCTTCCATTTGTAGCGGCTCGTACTGTTGTCTTTGCCAGCATCTTGTTCTTTTCAAAATCGAGTGTGGTAAATGCTCAACAGTATTCGGGAAATATTGCACAGTTAACACAGACAACTTCGCCAGATGCAACTAGTGCTGCTGAACAAGTATATCAGCAGGCAAAGCAACTATATGAGCAAGGAACAGCAGAATCTTTAACGCAAGCGATCGCCAAATTTACAGAAGCACTTTCACTATATCGTCAAATAGGCGACCAGAAATCAGAAGCTTTTACCCTTGCTCACATTGGTAAAATTTACTCAGATTTAGGGCAACAGCAAAAAGCACTCTCTTATTTAAATCAAGCCTTATTACTCAGGCGACAAATAGGAGATAAAACAGGAGAAACTATTACCCTGAACAACATTGGCAATGTCTACTCAGATATAGGAGAACCCCAAAAAGCACTAGATTTTTTTCACCAAGCTTTGGTACTCAAGCGAAAAATGGGAGATAAAGCAGGGGAAGCTATTACTCTCAACAACATTGGCAATGTCTACTTAGATTCAGGAGAACCGCAAAAAGCATTAGATTATTTCCAACAATCTTTGTTACTTAGACAGCAAGTAGGAGACAAACTAGGAGAAGCTCGTACTCTTAATAATATTGGTAATGTCTACTTAGATTTGGGAGGACAACAAAAAGCATTAGATTATTTCCAGCAATCCTTGGTTTTACATCAACAACTGCGAGACAAGTCAGCAGAATCTCGCGCCCTCAACAATATTGGTACAGTCTACTTAGATTTAGGAGAACAGCAAAAGGCACTCTCTTATTTTCAACAATCCCTGATTCTTAGACGACAGATAGGAGATAAATTAGGGGAAGCTCGTATCCTTAACAATATTGCTACAGTTTACTTAAATTTAGGAGAACACCAAAAGGCACTGGATTTTTTCCACCAATCCTTACCTCTATTTCAATCTGTGGAAAATAAATTAGGGTTAGCTGCTAACCTCAATAACATTGGTAGAGTTTACTTAAATTTGGCAGAACATCAAAAGGCACTAGATTTCTTCCAGCAATCTCTGCCTTTATATCAAAAGTTAGGGAACAGAGGAGGAGAAGCTCAAACTCTTCATAACATCGCCTCTGTTCAACGCAATCAAGGCAATCTTAATGCAGCCCTAACTCAGATCAAAACAGTAATCAACATTGTTGAAGACCTACGTACTAAAATTGATTCTCAGGAACTTCGCGCTTCCTATTTTGCGACAGTGCAGAATTATTACCAGTTCTATATCGATTTGCTGATGCAGCTGCACAAACAGCAACCATCTCAAGGATATGATGGGTTAGCATTGCAAACCAGCGAACGCGCCCGCGCCCGTAGTCTTTTGGAACTGCTCACAGAAGCTAACGCCGATATTCGTCAAGGTGTCGAACCAAAGTTACTTTCGCAAGAGCGCAACTTACAGCAACAACTTGATACTTTAGAAAAACGTCGCATACAGTTATTGGGTGGCAAATATACTGAAGCGCAAGTGCAAGTTTTAGAAAAAGAAAATGAGGCAATTCTAGAACAGTATCAGCAAATCCAATCAAAGATTCGCGCCACTAGTCCACGTTATGCATCACTAACTCAACCTCAACCTCTTTCAATGGCACAAATTCAGCAGCAAGTCCTTGATGAAAATACCTTGCTTTTAGAATATTCTCTGGGAGAAAAGCACAGTTATCTTTGGGCAGTTACAAATAAGAGCATTACTAGTTATGAATTGCCTAAGCGTGCAGACATTGAAGCTAGCGTCCAAAAGTTCCGTCAAGCTATAACCACGCCATATCTCAAAAATAGCCCATCTATAAATGCTCTATCTCAGTTAATACTCGCACCAGTAGCCCAACAATTAGGCAAGAAACGTTTAGTAATCGTCAGCGATGGTGCTTTGCAGTATGTGCCATTTGCTGCATTAACTACATCTATTTCGCAGGGAAGCAACTATGAACCATTACTGCTCAACCATGAAATAATTACTTTACCCTCAGCCTCTACAGTAGCTATTCTTAGACGTGAACACAAAGAACGCAAATCTGCGCCGAAAACATTAGTTGTGTTAGCAGATGCAATTTTTAGTAGTGATGATGAGCGACTCCAAGGTAAAGTACAAGTATCTCGCGCACCTGAATCAGGAAGCAATTTAGATAGCCTGACTTTAACAAGATCCGCTAAAGATTCCAACATTAATTTTGAGCGTTTACCCTTTACGCGCCAAGAAGCCGAGCAAATTCTTTCTCTTGTATCACCGAGCGATCGCAAACAAGCTTTTGACTTTACTGCTAGTCGCACTACAGCCAGTAGCAAAGATTTAAGTCAATATCGTATCATCCATTTTGCCACTCATGGCATTCTTAATAGCAAGCATCCAGAATTATCAGGAGTAGTGTTATCACTATTCGACGACAAGGGAATGCCGCAAAATGGCTTTTTGCGTTTGCACGATATTTTTAACCTCAACCTCCAAGCAGAACTAGTGGTACTAAGCGCCTGTCAAACCGGACTGGGTGAGGAAGTCAAAGGAGAAGGATTAGTGGGGTTAACGAGGGGGTTTATGTATGCAGGTAGTCCGCGAGTTGTGGTGAGTCTGTGGAGTGTCGATGACAAAGCAACATCGGAACTAATGAAGGTTTTTTACAACAAAATGCTAAAAGCAGGATTAAAGCCTGCCGCAGCGTTGCGGGCAGCACAATTAGAAATATGGCGTACTCAAGAATATGCTGCACCTTATTACTGGGCTGCTTTCACTTTACAAGGTGAATGGAGGTAA
- a CDS encoding YihY/virulence factor BrkB family protein, with product MNLQAILELFQETFKEWSEDKASRLAAALAYYTIFSIAPLLIIVIAIAGAVFGEEAARGQIVQQIQGLVGRDGAELIQTAITNANKPQTGAIASLISLALLLLGATGLFTELQDSLNTIWEVKPKPGRGVNNIVRQRFLSFAMVLGIGFLLLVSLVISTALSAIVTYFSNLLPGVDFLWQLVSFIISFSITTVLFGLIFKVLPDVKITWSDVLIGAILTSFLFSIGRFLLGQYLGNGSFGSAYGAAGSLVVILAWVNYAAQILFFGAEFTQVYARKYGSGIVPDKNAIPLANNAKLNSTNQTEQPPTKKKRSSNLMNRFIQYFRKPKRLKQKKNQRF from the coding sequence ATGAATTTGCAGGCGATTTTGGAGTTGTTTCAAGAAACATTTAAAGAATGGAGTGAAGATAAAGCTTCACGGTTAGCGGCGGCGTTAGCTTATTACACGATTTTTTCGATAGCGCCGTTGCTAATTATTGTAATTGCGATCGCCGGCGCAGTATTTGGAGAAGAGGCGGCAAGAGGTCAAATTGTCCAACAAATTCAAGGTTTAGTTGGCAGAGATGGAGCAGAATTGATCCAAACGGCGATTACCAACGCTAACAAACCCCAAACAGGTGCGATCGCCTCACTTATTAGTCTTGCACTTTTACTATTAGGTGCTACTGGATTATTTACCGAGTTGCAAGATTCCCTCAACACAATCTGGGAGGTGAAACCGAAACCAGGACGTGGCGTCAACAACATCGTCCGCCAACGCTTTCTGTCTTTTGCGATGGTGCTAGGTATTGGGTTTCTACTTTTAGTTTCTCTAGTAATTAGTACAGCGTTGTCAGCAATAGTTACATACTTTAGTAATCTGCTACCGGGCGTTGATTTTCTCTGGCAACTGGTCAGTTTCATCATCTCTTTTAGCATCACTACCGTACTGTTTGGTTTAATATTCAAAGTACTGCCAGATGTCAAAATTACTTGGAGTGATGTTTTAATTGGAGCTATTCTCACCTCATTTTTGTTTTCAATAGGTAGGTTTTTATTAGGACAATATTTAGGTAATGGCAGTTTTGGTTCAGCCTACGGTGCTGCTGGTTCATTAGTCGTGATTTTAGCTTGGGTTAACTATGCCGCCCAGATTCTCTTTTTTGGTGCTGAATTTACTCAAGTTTATGCCAGAAAATACGGCAGCGGTATAGTTCCAGATAAAAATGCCATACCTCTTGCTAATAATGCAAAACTCAATAGCACTAATCAGACTGAGCAACCGCCTACGAAGAAAAAGCGTTCTTCTAACTTAATGAATCGCTTTATTCAGTATTTTAGAAAGCCCAAGCGCTTAAAACAGAAAAAAAATCAGCGGTTTTAA
- a CDS encoding YetF domain-containing protein, translating to MEWFFIDWQAIFIPSISVFELIIRGSLVYLALFSVLRFLPSRQLGTLGITDLLVVVLFAEAAQNAMASHYTSITEGAILVGTVIFWSYLLNWLGYKLPQFQRFLNPPPLLLVKNGRMIQRHLQQELITQEELMSKLRQQGVEFITDVKLAYMEADGSISIITLDSKSTSNAEQKAESKIELKSDLH from the coding sequence ATGGAATGGTTTTTTATCGATTGGCAGGCAATTTTTATTCCTAGTATCAGCGTCTTTGAGTTAATTATACGTGGATCGCTGGTCTACTTAGCACTGTTCTCAGTGTTACGCTTCCTTCCAAGCCGGCAACTAGGAACTTTAGGAATTACCGATTTACTTGTGGTTGTGCTATTTGCGGAAGCCGCCCAAAACGCTATGGCAAGTCACTATACATCGATTACTGAAGGGGCTATCCTGGTAGGAACTGTCATTTTTTGGAGCTACTTGCTCAATTGGTTGGGTTATAAACTTCCTCAGTTCCAGCGCTTTCTTAATCCGCCGCCGTTGCTGTTGGTAAAAAATGGTCGGATGATTCAGCGCCATCTGCAACAGGAGTTGATCACACAAGAAGAGTTGATGAGTAAGTTACGTCAGCAAGGTGTAGAATTTATCACTGATGTGAAACTGGCATATATGGAGGCTGATGGTAGCATTAGTATCATCACCTTAGACTCAAAAAGTACTTCCAATGCTGAGCAAAAAGCTGAGTCAAAAATAGAGTTAAAAAGCGATCTACACTAA
- the purB gene encoding adenylosuccinate lyase: protein MIERYTLPEMGNLWSETYKLKTWLQVEIAVCEAQAELGYIPSEAVEEIKAKADFDPKRVLEIEAEVRHDVIAFLTNVNEYVGDAGRYIHLGLTSSDVLDTALALQLVASLDVLWQHLEDLIQAIRQKAKEHRHTVMIGRSHGIHAEPITFGFKLAGWLAEVLRHQERLRILRETIAVGKISGAVGTYANIEPRVEAIACQKLGLKPDTASTQVISRDRHADYVQQLALIAASIERFAVEIRNLQKTDVLEVEEFFAKGQKGSSAMPHKRNPIRSERLTGMARLVRSHAGAALENVALWHERDISHSSVERVVLPDACILTHFMLVEITDLVKNLLVYPENMERNLNCYGGVVFSQKVLLALIDKGLKREEAYAIVQESAHAAWNKPEGNFQELISNDPRVTQKLSPAELEISFDPQQHLKHLEAVYQRLGI from the coding sequence GTGATTGAGCGTTATACTCTACCCGAAATGGGTAATCTGTGGAGTGAAACCTATAAGCTAAAAACTTGGCTGCAAGTAGAAATTGCTGTTTGTGAGGCTCAAGCTGAATTAGGTTACATTCCGTCTGAGGCGGTTGAAGAAATTAAGGCAAAGGCAGATTTTGACCCGAAACGGGTATTGGAAATTGAGGCTGAAGTCCGCCACGATGTCATCGCCTTTTTAACCAATGTTAACGAATACGTGGGTGATGCTGGACGTTATATTCACCTGGGTTTAACAAGTTCGGATGTCTTGGATACGGCTTTAGCATTGCAATTAGTTGCCAGTTTAGATGTGTTGTGGCAACATCTGGAAGATTTGATTCAGGCAATTCGCCAAAAGGCAAAGGAACATCGTCATACGGTGATGATTGGTCGATCGCATGGTATCCACGCTGAACCCATTACCTTTGGTTTTAAGCTAGCTGGATGGTTAGCGGAAGTATTGCGCCATCAAGAACGTTTAAGAATTCTTCGGGAAACCATCGCTGTCGGGAAAATTTCTGGTGCAGTGGGAACCTATGCCAATATTGAACCACGCGTAGAAGCGATCGCTTGCCAAAAACTCGGACTTAAACCTGATACAGCCTCAACACAAGTTATTTCCCGCGATCGTCATGCCGACTATGTGCAGCAATTAGCTTTAATAGCCGCATCTATTGAACGTTTTGCTGTCGAAATTCGCAATCTCCAAAAAACAGACGTTCTCGAAGTCGAAGAATTCTTCGCCAAAGGTCAAAAAGGCTCTAGTGCCATGCCGCACAAGCGTAACCCCATCCGTTCCGAACGACTAACAGGAATGGCGCGACTCGTCAGAAGTCATGCAGGCGCAGCTTTAGAAAACGTTGCCCTGTGGCATGAAAGAGACATTTCTCACAGTTCTGTAGAACGGGTAGTTTTGCCAGATGCTTGCATTTTGACGCACTTCATGCTTGTAGAAATAACCGACTTGGTGAAAAACCTGCTAGTTTATCCTGAGAACATGGAACGAAATCTCAACTGCTATGGCGGCGTTGTCTTTAGCCAGAAAGTGCTACTAGCGTTGATAGATAAAGGACTCAAACGCGAAGAAGCTTATGCGATCGTCCAAGAAAGTGCTCATGCTGCTTGGAATAAGCCAGAAGGCAACTTCCAGGAATTGATTAGCAACGACCCGCGTGTTACTCAAAAGTTGTCTCCAGCAGAACTTGAAATATCTTTTGACCCCCAGCAGCATCTTAAGCATCTAGAAGCAGTTTACCAGAGGTTAGGAATTTAG